The genomic stretch ATCGAGCGCCAACGGTCAGGTGCTGCAACTATTGATGAATGCCGATTTAGACCAGGCGATAGCCGTGCTGGCGCCGCCGCGGTCGTATGCCGACAAATCGGCCGCCCCGTGTCCGCAGGAAGAACAGGTCACCGAAAGCGCCTGGCGATGGCGGCTTCGCGCCGCGGAGCATATCGCCTCTCAGCTTGACCCGCAGCGGTTTGGCGTGAAGGGGCTTTATATCTTTGGCAGCACCAAGAACGCCACCGCCGGACCGCGCAGCGATATCGATCTGCTCATTCATGTCGGCGGGACTGACTTGCAGTGTGAAATGCTGAAAATCTGGCTTGAGGGGTGGAGCCTGGCGCTCGACGACATGAACTACCGCCGCACCGGCTACAAGAGCGGCGGGCTACTGGACGTTCATATCATCACGGATGACGACATCGCGCGCAAGACCAGCTACGCGGCCAAGATCAACGCCGTCACTGATGCCGCCAGACCACTTCAGATGAGCCGGTAGTCTTACAGCAGTTCTCGCGTCGCCGCCGACGGATTCTCAAGATCAAACCGAACCAGCGCCAGTTCCGGGCCATCGTGAGCGGCGGAAAACGACAGGGTCCTCCCAATCTGCTGGCGCCACTGACCGGTCAGACGGGCCGATTCGTGGATGTGACCATGGAGTGTAATCAGGGGCTGCCGCTTCTCGATGAGTCGGCGAATAGCAATGCTCCCCACATGCACCGGAACCGGCACATAGTCAACCATCATGCCATCAAGACCGGCGCGGTCCAGACACGTATCGTGCGGCGGGGAATGAAGTAGAAGCACGCTTTGCGACAGATCATCGTCGGCTGTCAGCGCCGCCAGGTCTTTTTCGATAGTCCCGTATCGAATTTCGTGGGCTTCGACTGGCAATGAGCGATAGCCTTCCTCGGGCGAGATCGAGCCGGGATCAACATAACGAGACACGTCGTACCGCTCCCAGTCTTTCATGAGAAACGGCGTCGGAGATACGCAAGCGTAGCCGTAGACGGAGTGCTTGCCCAATGTTATCTTCTTGTTGTGGATGTATTCCCACAGCCCCGCCTTCTCTCCCGCGATCATACCTTCTTCTTCACCCCGGCTGTCATCGTTGCCGAGAATGGCGAACACGCGAGGGTAGTTCGGCCCCATAGACCGTTTCAGCTCAGCGAAACTTGGCGCAAGAAAGTCGGCGATAAAATCCTCGTGCGGTGAATCGGGTGACGAGAACTGCCACAGTCCGGACGGCAACAGGTCACCGCCCAGAAACACGGCCACTGGTGTCTCCGCCTTGATTCGATGAAACAGCTTGCGATACCGCTCTTCGCTGCCGTGTAGGTCGGTGGCAAAAAGACAGGAATGTTGTGATATCTTGTCCATGGGTATGTCGATTAGCTCAGGCTAGCATTATACTCCAGCATTCTAACACAGTCAAACTGATATGAGGCTGATTCTGGTGGAGGATGACCAGAAACGAATAAGGTCGGCAGCCTCGTGTCCACCGACCTTCTATATAGTAGCCCAATTACTCAATTCAGAGCTTGAAGCAGGGCTTTACTGGCAGTGGGCCACCGAAGGCAAACCAGTCTATAAAATACTGGAGGTCGCTGTTATCAACAGTACCATCGCAGTCACAGTCCGCGAGCGCTGCTGAAGGGAATATCTGCCCACCGAAAAAAAGGTAATCAACGATCACTGAAAGATCGCTAATGTCGAGCAGACCATCGTTACTGGCATCACCGTGCGACAGTGACAGTACCGCCCCGAAGGCATCGACCCTGCCATAGCCATATTGGGTAGTGAAGCGGGAGTTAGTCCCCCAATCAAGCGTCGTATCCGCCGACTGTTTTAATATGTAGTAGACAGAGTTCGAAGAAAGGCCCGGATCCTTGGCCAGCACCAGGGCTGCCGCTCCTGCTACAAGAGGACCGGTGGCCGAAGTACCACCAAACTTGCAATCGTAGTCGACGTCATTCGGGCTGCTGCAGTTCCAGGTGACCGAGTAGCCACAAACTGACGTGACATTCGGGTTGAATCCTGCCGTACCCATCTGATCTAACGTCCAGACGTCCCCCTGCAGACAGAAGTTACCGCTCGGCGCGACCACGTCCAGGTCACCACCATAGCAACTGTAGCTCCAACGGACGTCATTCAGTTGCAGCGCGCCAACGGCGAAACAGAACGGTTTGTTTGAAGGATATAGCACGTAACTGGTACCGGCGTTACCAGCCGCAAATATCACAGGGCACCCCTTACCGCCTCTCCCAAACAGCGAAGCCCTCTCCAAGGCATCGTTGAGCACTGGGAATCCGTCTCCGGTAAATCCGTATCCCCAGCTATTCGAAAGCACATCCGCACCGCTCTGGTAGGCATAGGATATTGCGTCTGCTACCCGGGTGACGTCTGATGTTCCAATGCCATTGTCATCGAATATCTTGACAGGCAGGATCTCGACTGCGGGGGACATCGAGATGACCCCGCTGCCCGTGTTCACGCCCGAGAGGCTGTCCGTGGTGTGAGAGGCGCCAATGATACCTGCGCAGCCCATACCATGTGCCTCCAGATTGCCCGGAGCCGGATTGTCATCGTATGGAGTGCCTGCAATACCAGAGAAATCTCGGCCAGGAAGAACACGAGATTGCGGCAAATCCTCGTGCGTGGTAACGCCGTCATCGACCACTGCAACTACGATAGTATCGATGGCACCGTGTATGTCCCAGACAGAAGCTGAATTGAAAGCTCCGATGACCCGTTTCAGGTGAAACTGGCTCCCGTTGTAACGGTCATACAGTTTGTAGGTGAATCGCACCGGGCGAATCCCAAAAATCGGGTGCGAAAAACGCACTCCTGCCGCGTCGTGGAGATCGTTGGCCACAGTCAGCAGGCGTTTGCTGCCGGGGTCGGCGTTTCCCAGCACGTAGCAGTCCGGCAAGTACTCTAACTTTCGAGCAATAGCGGCACCATAATTCGCAGCAGTAGCAGCGACCGCTGATGAATCCATCCAGTCCTCAAAACCGGCCACCAGTTCACTTCCAACTGGAGCAGGCACAGTGTCTGACAGGTAATAATACGGCTCGGCTGCCTCAATACCGATGGAATTGTTGAGCGTATCCAGAAAGGCATAGAGGTCACCTCCTGCTCCAATTACCACGGCAAAAAAGCCGTTGATCATGTTGCTGTCCGGCGTCACGTAGCGAAGCCGGGAGTGCATGTCGAAAACCTGCTGCAGCGGAATCGTTGTGTCGAACTTGATGGCAATCACGAAGCTGTCTACGCGAAGCGCTACCGGCCCGACGCTTCCGTAGTATGACTCGGCTTTGGCAAACACGAAGGTGGCCATAATGACCGAGCATGCCAAGCTTATCCATTTGAGAAATCGCATAATCCCTCCTCAGTCTGAGATTCATCTCCCAGTCTGACATTTGATGTTACCAAACCATGCCTTCTGATCAAAATAGTAGTAATTGGTTATGGTCTGACCTGGAACATCGAAAACGACCACATCCATGCCGTTCACCGCGCGCGCGCCCACCAGCGACTTGCCGTCGGGCGATATGGCGATCGGACCAACGGGTAAGTAGTCTCCCAGCACAGAGTCGTCGGCCAGACCTCGCGTACTCACCTCCTTTACCGTATTTGTGGGGATGTCATAAACATAGAAAGCCGAAGGGGCAGGCGGGCCGATCAGCATCGTCCCCGGATTAGTGAAGAACACATTGCTGCCGTCGGGTGAAACCACAATCCAGCCACCTCCCGGAGAGAAATCTGTCCGGTAGATCAGCGAATCGCCGGCCACGTCGTAGACGCCAAAAGAGCACCCAAAGGCATCCCAGCGGGAGTACAAGAACCACAGTTTCTCATCTATCGACGGAACTGCCTGGATGATGCCACCCGGCATAACTTGAACGCTCTTGCGGGACAACCGGAAACCACCGCAGAGGTCGAGCTTCGCTACTTCC from Candidatus Zixiibacteriota bacterium encodes the following:
- a CDS encoding metallophosphoesterase; amino-acid sequence: MDKISQHSCLFATDLHGSEERYRKLFHRIKAETPVAVFLGGDLLPSGLWQFSSPDSPHEDFIADFLAPSFAELKRSMGPNYPRVFAILGNDDSRGEEEGMIAGEKAGLWEYIHNKKITLGKHSVYGYACVSPTPFLMKDWERYDVSRYVDPGSISPEEGYRSLPVEAHEIRYGTIEKDLAALTADDDLSQSVLLLHSPPHDTCLDRAGLDGMMVDYVPVPVHVGSIAIRRLIEKRQPLITLHGHIHESARLTGQWRQQIGRTLSFSAAHDGPELALVRFDLENPSAATRELL
- a CDS encoding S8 family serine peptidase, which translates into the protein MRFLKWISLACSVIMATFVFAKAESYYGSVGPVALRVDSFVIAIKFDTTIPLQQVFDMHSRLRYVTPDSNMINGFFAVVIGAGGDLYAFLDTLNNSIGIEAAEPYYYLSDTVPAPVGSELVAGFEDWMDSSAVAATAANYGAAIARKLEYLPDCYVLGNADPGSKRLLTVANDLHDAAGVRFSHPIFGIRPVRFTYKLYDRYNGSQFHLKRVIGAFNSASVWDIHGAIDTIVVAVVDDGVTTHEDLPQSRVLPGRDFSGIAGTPYDDNPAPGNLEAHGMGCAGIIGASHTTDSLSGVNTGSGVISMSPAVEILPVKIFDDNGIGTSDVTRVADAISYAYQSGADVLSNSWGYGFTGDGFPVLNDALERASLFGRGGKGCPVIFAAGNAGTSYVLYPSNKPFCFAVGALQLNDVRWSYSCYGGDLDVVAPSGNFCLQGDVWTLDQMGTAGFNPNVTSVCGYSVTWNCSSPNDVDYDCKFGGTSATGPLVAGAAALVLAKDPGLSSNSVYYILKQSADTTLDWGTNSRFTTQYGYGRVDAFGAVLSLSHGDASNDGLLDISDLSVIVDYLFFGGQIFPSAALADCDCDGTVDNSDLQYFIDWFAFGGPLPVKPCFKL